The genomic stretch GATGGGTAACACGACTCCCTGCAGGGAGGGGAAGTTTTCTTCTTGTGTGGCAGCCAGCATTAGCTGTGCCAGAGTGCCACTAATGCCCTGTATATCGCACGACATTCGGTTGACAGAACACGGTAAAAGGGTATAGAATTGCGTTTGCTGTCCTCAGGTGACAAGCGTGAGGTGAAACCCGACACGCCGATGAAAGCCGTCAAAGGTAGGCAAACACCCTCGGGAGAGGCAATGGTAACCCTGCTCTCCCAAATATGGAAGGGTTGCCTTCCATCGACTTGGCAATCCCGTTACTACCACTCTATCTCACTGTAGGCAGGTCTTGCCTGTGACAAGCAGGCGAATCCTAGAAGGCTCCAGGAAGCCGAAGCAATAAACAATTAGGAGGTTGGAACATGGGTGACAGACTGAAGGGGAAGGTAGCCATCGTTACCGGTGCCGGTGGCGGTATCGGCCGGGGGCATGCACTGGCACTGGCGTCGGAAGGCGCTAAGGTGGTCGTCAATGACCTTGGCGGCGCCGTGGATGGCTCGGGGTCGTCCTCCTCTGCGGCTAGCAAAGTCGCTGAGGAAATCAAGGCAGCCGGGGGAGAAGCGGTCGCCAACCACGATTCAGTGACATCGGTAGAGGGCGGTGAGAACATCATCAAGACGGCGGTAGACGCCTTCGGCAAACTGGATATCCTGGTCAACAACGCCGGTATTCTGAGAGACCGCATGGTCTTCAACATGTCACCGGAAGAATGGGACTCAGTGATAAAGGTGCACCTCTACGGGCACTTCAACACCACCAGGCCCGCCTGCGTGCTCTTCCGCCAGCAGAGGAGCGGACGCATCATCAACACCTCCTCGACATCCGGACTGGGCAACCGCGGGCAGTCGAATTACGCTGCCGCCAAAGAGGGCATCGTGGGCTTCACCCGGACGGTCGCCATTGAAATGGGCAGGTACGGGGTTACGTGCAACGCCATCCGGCCCAACGCCGGTACCCGAATGACGATGAGCGATGACATGAAACAGGCCGCAGAGAGGTCTGGACGCGGAGAAATCGTCAAGTATATGGAGTCGATGAAACCCGAGGACATTGCACCCCTGATCGTCTGGCTGGCCTCCGATGACTCTGCAAACGTGAATGGGCGCACTTTCTTCGTGCAGACCGGCAGAATCGCTCTCTTCTCCGAGCCGGTACAGGAGAAGGTAATCGAGAAGCAAGGCGGTTTCACCATTGACGAGCTGTTCGAGAAAATGCCGAAGACACTCGCCGAGGGACTGGTGAACGCATCACCCCCGGAACAGCCCAAGGAATAAACGGCAGAGTCCATAGTAGTCACAGGCCTTTATACCGGAAGACATCAGCCCCACAAGAAGAACTGGTGGTAATCACCATATCAGGAGGTACATGGTGGGCGACAGATTAAAAGATAGAGTAGCAATCGTTACCGGTGCAGGCCGGGGCATCGGCAGAGGCATATCCATTCTCATGGCTGAGGAAGGAGCTAAGGTAGTCGTTAATGACCTTGGTGGTGCCGCCGACGGTACGGGAGCCGAAAAGAAAGTGGCCGACGAAGTCGTCGCTGAAATCAAGGCAGCCGGTGGAGATGCAGTCGCCAACTACGACTCCGTAACCACGGTAGAGGGCGGCGAGAGCATCATCCGGACGGCAGTGGACAGCTTCGGCAAACTGGACATCCTGGTCAATAACGCCGGTATCCTGCGCGACAGGATGATTTTCAACATGGCCCCGGAGGAATGGGACGCAGTGATGAAGGTGCACCTCTACGGGGTCTTCAACTGCACCAAGCCGGCCTGTGTCCTCTTTCGGCAGCAGAGAAGCGGACGCGTAATCAGCATGAGCTCTACCTCGGGCCTGATCGGGAACTCCGGCCAGGCTAACTACGGTGCTGCCAAAGCAGGTATTGCCGGTTTTACCCGGGTTATCGCGCGTGACATGGGCAGGTATGGCGTTACCTGCAATGCTATTGCTCCCGGTGCTTCCACCAGGATGACAATGTCCGAAGAGGTACTGGCGGCACGCCAGATAA from Dehalococcoidales bacterium encodes the following:
- a CDS encoding SDR family NAD(P)-dependent oxidoreductase — encoded protein: MVGDRLKDRVAIVTGAGRGIGRGISILMAEEGAKVVVNDLGGAADGTGAEKKVADEVVAEIKAAGGDAVANYDSVTTVEGGESIIRTAVDSFGKLDILVNNAGILRDRMIFNMAPEEWDAVMKVHLYGVFNCTKPACVLFRQQRSGRVISMSSTSGLIGNSGQANYGAAKAGIAGFTRVIARDMGRYGVTCNAIAPGASTRMTMSEEVLAARQIRSSKGVTGGGGAQSPVGAPALRDPDDIAPIVVYLATDAAANINGQTFGSSGGTISLYHNPEPMKSIYKDGRWTLDELDSIMPGTLLAGLVNPSPPQAPKQ
- a CDS encoding SDR family NAD(P)-dependent oxidoreductase, with the translated sequence MGDRLKGKVAIVTGAGGGIGRGHALALASEGAKVVVNDLGGAVDGSGSSSSAASKVAEEIKAAGGEAVANHDSVTSVEGGENIIKTAVDAFGKLDILVNNAGILRDRMVFNMSPEEWDSVIKVHLYGHFNTTRPACVLFRQQRSGRIINTSSTSGLGNRGQSNYAAAKEGIVGFTRTVAIEMGRYGVTCNAIRPNAGTRMTMSDDMKQAAERSGRGEIVKYMESMKPEDIAPLIVWLASDDSANVNGRTFFVQTGRIALFSEPVQEKVIEKQGGFTIDELFEKMPKTLAEGLVNASPPEQPKE